CTAGAACAGGACTCGCACCGAAAAACACTCACAAGCCCCCTCGTCGCGCGAGCTTCTCGATGGCAGGCGCGAACGCGTGCATCGTGCTCCGAGGAGTGGCCCTAGGTCGGGAGTTGCATCCCCACCGAAAAGCGCTCAGATGCCGCCGCGCCGGGCGAGTTCCTCGATGGCGCGCACGAACGCGGGAATCGTGTAGGTCTCGGGCTGCACGTCGACGCGGAGGCCCGACTCGCGGGCCGTCTCGGCGGTGACGGGACCCAGGCAAGCGACGCGACATGTTCGAACCTCCTCGAGAAATCCCTCCTCACGGGCGAGCGAAAGGAAATTCCGTACGGTGCTCGAGCTCGTGAACGTGAGGAGCGGCGGCTCCCCCGCCGCGAGAAGACGCCGCAAAGGCTCGAGGTCCACGCGCGGCCGCACCACGCGGTAGGCCGGAACCTCGTGCACCCGCGCACCACGGCCTTCGAGCTCGCGCGGCAGAAAGGGTCGCGCCCCCACGGCACGCGGGAGGAGGATGCGCATTCCCTCGACGCGCCCGAGAGCTTCGGCCAGCGCCTCGGCGCGGAACTCGCCGGGGACGACGTCGACGCGGAGGTGCTTTCTTTCGAGAGCGCGCGCCGTCTCCGAGCCGATGGCCGCAAGCCGCAAGGGTCCGAGCTCGCGAATGTCGCGCCCGAGCGCATCGAGCCGCTCGAAGAAAAAGCGGACGCCGTTGGCGCTGGTGAAAACGAGGAGGTCGAATTCCCGGATTCCCCGGATCGCCGCATCGAGCGGCCCGAAGGACTCGGGCGGGAGAATCTCGATGGCCGGAAGATAGAGCACTTCCGCGCCGAGCTCTTCGAGGGGCTCGCCGAGCTCACCCGCTTGCTCGCGGGCGCGCGTGACGACGATCCGGCGGCCGAAAAGAGGCTTCTGCTCGAACCAGGCGAGCTTCTCTCGCAGGCGGACCACGTTCCCCACGACGGCGAGTGCCGGTGGCTGGATGCGGGCCGCCTCCGCTTTCTCCGCGATGTCGGAGACGGTGCCCACGATCGTCGTCTGGGCGGCCCGGGATCCCCACCGCACGAGCGCCACGGCCGTCCCGGGGTCGAGCCCCGCGGCGAGAAGCCGTTCCATGTTCCGCCGGAGCTGCCGCGTCGTCATGAAGAGGACGAGGGTGCCGACCGAGCGGGCCAGGTGCTCCCACGGCACGGCGGGCTCGGCTTTGTCCGGGTATTCGTAGCCAGCAAGAAACGCGACACTCGAGGAGTGATCGCGGTGCGTGAGGGGAATGCCCGCGTAAGCCGGGACGGCCACGCCCGCCGTGACTCCCGGCACGACCTCGAACGGGATGCCGTGGCGCCCGAGCTCCTCGGCCTCCTCGCCGCCCCGGCCGAAGATGAAGGGGTCCCCGCCCTTGAGGCGGACGACGGTCTTGCCTGCCTTCGCGCGCTCGACCAGCAGAGTGTGGATGTCCTCCTGCTGCCACTTCGGTCCCCCGCCGTGCTTCCCGACGCAGACGAGCTCGGCACCGGGCGGCGCGAAGCGGAGAAGAGAGGGGTCCGCGAGATAGTCGTAGACCACGACGTCCGCTTTCTCGAGGCAGCGCCGGCCCCGCAGCGTGAGAAGCCCCGGGTCACCGGGGCCGGCACCGACCAGGTAAACCTTACCCGTCACGATTCCTCCGCCCTCCTGCGATCGCCTCCCCAGCCTGTCGGCTTCGCCTCGCCGATCCCTTGATTCTCCGCGACTGCCTCCTTCGGCCTCCGACGCTCCCTTCCCCGTGCTCCGATTCTCTCGCGGCCTTCGATCTCTCCCTCGTCTCCGATCGTTTCTTTCCTTCTTGCCTCCTGGCCTCCGTTCTCTCCGTTTCCTGCGCCGTGTTCCTGGCCTCCGTATCCTCGCCGTCCTCCTCTTCTTCCGTCTCCCCCGGTCTCTCGATCTCGTCGAGGATTTCGCGTCCGCCGGCGTGGAGCAACCGCTCGGCGAGAGCCTCTCCGAGGGCACGCGCGTCCCGGAGATGCCCGCGGTTCTCGCCCCGCACCACCCGCGCGCCGTCCAGGCTCGCAATGAGCGCCCGGAGCACCAGATCCTCTCCTTCCACCTCCGCGTAAGCGGCGATCGGTGTCCTGCAACTCCCCCCGGCCGTCGCAAGAAAAGCGCGCTCCGCTTCCACGGCAGCCCGGCTCTCGGGGCGGTCGAGGCAGCGGGCGAACTCGGCGGATCCGTCGCGCCGGCCCTCGACGGCAAGCGCACCCTGACCCGGCGCCGGGACGAACACCCGAGGGTCGAGCGGAACGGCACGGGCCCGGAGAGCGAGCCGGCGGAGTCCCGCCGCCGCGAGCACCAGGGCCTCGAGCTGCCTCGCCCGGAGCTTTCCGAGCCGCGTCTCCACGTTTCCCCGCACGGGCACCATGTGGAGGTCGTACCGTTCGGCCCACAGCAGCGACATCCGCCGCAGGCTCGACGTCCCGACACGCGCCCCTTCCGGCAGCTCTCGGAGCGCGAACCCCTCGCGCGTCACGAGCACGTCCCTCGGGTCTTCGCGCTCGGGGACCGCCACGACCTCGAGACCCTCCGGCAACTCGACGGGCAGGTCCTTCATCGAGTGGACGGCGAGGTCGACGGCGCCGGCGAGAAGGGCTTCTTCGATTTCCTTGACGAAGAGTCCCTTTCCCGCCCACTGCGTGAGCGAGCGACCTGTCGAGAAAGCGGTCTCCCGAAGTCCGCACGATCTCGAGCTCGAAGCGCACGTCCGGAAACGCCGCCGCGAGCCTCTCCCGCACCCAGTTCGCCTGCGCCCGCGCGAGCCGGCTTCCGCGCGTCCCGATGCGTACGACTCTCGGCGGCGAGGGCACGTTCAATCGCCCTTGCGCCCGGAAATCCGGCGGAGACGAGGAGCCGGCCGGATCTCTTCCTCGCCCTCGTCGTCGAGCCGGAAAAGGTCGCGAGCGGCGGCGATGTAGTACTTCTCGGTCCGGTCGTCGGCGGGCTCTTTGAGCTTCGAGAGCGGCCCGTGGAGGATTTTCTTCACGATGGCCGACGTCATGGCGTCGAGGGCCTGCTTTTCCTTCTCGCCGAGCGGCCCGAGGGAAGCGAGCGTCCTCGCGAGCTCCTCCTGCCGGATGCGCTCGCACCGCTCGCGGAGCGCCACGATGGTCGGCACGGCCTCGAGCGACTCGAGCCAGCGCTCGAAGCTCTCGACCTCGCGGGTGACGAGCTCCTCGGCCTTGGCACTCTCGCGGAGCCGCTCTTCACGGTTCACCTCGACGACACCCTCGAGGTCGTCGATGTCGTAGAGGTAGACGTTTTCGATCTCGTTGATCCGCGGGTCGAAATTCCGCGGCACGCCGAGGTCGATGAGAAACATCGGAGCCCGCTGCCGCTGCCGCATGGCTTCCTGCACGAGCGGGCGCGTGAGCACGAACTCCTGGCTCCCGGTCGACCCGAGGACCACGTCCGCCATGTGGAGGTAGCGCGGGAAGTGCTCGAACGGCACCGGAGTTCCGCCGAACTCGCGGGCGAGTGCCACGGCGCGGTCGAAGGTACGGTTGGTGACGATGAGCTCGCCGATCCCCTGGCCGAGAAGGTGACGCGCGGCGAGCTCGCTCATCCGGCCCGCGCCGATCAGCATGACGCACTTGTTCTCGAGGCGGTCGAAGATCTTGCGGGCGAGCTCGACGGCTGCCGAGCTCACCGACACCGCCCGGCTTCCGATCCCCGTCTCGGCCCGCACGCGCTTGGCGACCGAAAAGGCCTTGTGGAAGCAGCGGTGGAGCACCGTTCCGGTCGCCCCGGCGGCGGAGGCACGCGTGTAGGACTCCTTCACCTGGCCGAGGATCTGCGGCTCCCCGACGACCATGGAGTCGAGGCTTGCGGCCACGCGGAAGAGATGCCGGACGGCTTCCGCGTCCCGGTACGCATAGAGGGCGCTCTCGAAATCCGTCCTGCCCGTCCGGTCACGCGAACGGAGGAACGTCCGGATCGAGTCGAGGGCGAGCTCCGGGTTCCGCGTGCCGCAGACCACTTCGACGCGGTTACAGGTCGAGAGCACGACCGCCTCGTCGACGCCGGGAAGCGCAAGGAGCTCCCGGTAGGCCTCCTCGGATTCCTCGGTGGGGACGGCCAGGGCTTCGCGCACCTCGACCGGCGCGGTGTGGTGGCTCAGCCCGACGAGCAGGATCCGTGTCTTCATGAGCCGAAGCGGCCTCCGTGGCGTCCGGGAAAAACGAGGTTCATGCCGAAAAACGAGACCACGAGCACGGCGAAACCCACGATCGTGAGCGTGGCGGCCCTCCTGCCCCGCCACCCCGCACTCCGCATCTGGAGGAGAACGGCGTAAAGGAGCCAGGTCACCGCCGACCAGACCTCGACCGGCTCCCACGACCAGAAAGCCCCCCAGGCCGTCTTCGCGAGAACGGCCCCGGTCACGATCGCCAGCGTGAAAAGCGCGAAACCCCAGGTCACGAAGCGGTGGTTCAACTCGTCGAGGCGCTCGAGGGACGGCAGGCGGCGGAAAAGGCCGCTGCGTCGTTTGGCCTTGAGCTGGTTTTCCTGGAGCAGGTAGGCGAGGCTCAGGCAAAAGGCGACACCCAGGATCGCGTAGCCCAGGAACGCCGGCGCGATGTGCACCGGGAGCCAGGCGTTCTTGAGCGACTCCGGAAGCTCCTCGACGCCCGAGTAGAAGACGTACGAAGAAAACGTGAAGAGAAAGGCGAGCGGCGCGACGAAGGCCCCGAGAACCCCGAGGCCGCTCCGCCGCTCGAGAAGGAGCTGGGCGCCCACGACGAGCCAGCCGACGAGCGAGAGCCCCTCGTGGAAGCTCGTGACGGGGAGATAACCGGCTTCGAAGGCCCGTACGAGAAGGGCGAGCGTGTGGACCGTGAAGCCCGAGGCCAGAAGAAAGCTCCCGCCCCGGTGGAGCCGATCGGAGGAAAAGAGCAGGTGGACGACGAACCCGCCCGTGGCGAGAAAGTAGAGCGTGGCGGCGACGACGAGAAAGGAAAGGTCCATGCGCGTCCCCTACGGAACGGGTGCCGCGCCCGCCCGACGAAGCTCTTCTTCGACACGCTGCCTGTCGCCCGCGCGCAGCGCCTCGAGGAGGGGGCCTTCCAGGAGCCGTTCGAGTGTCTCCTTCCGCCGGGCAGCATCGAGCCCCGACTCTCGCAATCTCGCCCGGATCTCGCCGAGAAGCCGGAGCAGCGCCGCGTACTCGGGCCCGAATTCCCGCTCCCAACGCTCGCGGATCTTGCGGGCCAGGAGCGGGCTCTTCCCGCCCGTGGAAGCGGCGAGAAGCAAGTCCCCTCTTCGAAGAATCGCAGGCGAGGAGAAGCTACCGAACTCGGGCCGGTCGAAAACGTTGAGGAAAACCCGCCGCTCCGACGCTTCCCGCGCAATTTCGGGCAAAAGCTCCTCCGGAGCTTCCGTCACGTAGGCGAGCCACGCGCCGTCGAGGTCTTCGGGCCGGAATTCACGCGGGACGTGCCGCACCTCGCCCCGCGACGCACGCTCGGCAAGCTCCGGGCACAGGGCCGGTGCCACGACCGTGACCCTGGCCCCCGCTTCGAGGAGCGCCGCGACCCGGCGGGCCGCCTCGGGACCGCCGCCCGCGACCACGCAAGCGCGGTCCGTCAAGTCCAGAACGATCGCGTGCCCTGCCATGCTCGACCTTCCCTAGCATAGCGCGGCGCCCGGCCTTCACAACTCCGCGCCTTTTCGGGCCCTCTCGTACGCCTCGCGAACCTCGGGCGGCGCCTGGACGAGCTCGATCAGCACGCCTTCGCCGCCGATCGGAGCCTCGTCGCTTCCCTTCGGGTGGATGAAACAGACGTCGTGACCCGCGGCGCCTTTGCGAATCCCGCCCGGCGCGAAGCGCACCCCCTGCTGCGTAAGCCACTCGACGGCCGCGCGGAGGTCGTCCACCCAGAGGCCGATGTGGTTGAGCGGCGGTTCGTGCACTCTGGGCTTTCGGGCGGGGTCGACGGGTTCCATGAGGTCGACCTCCACCCGGAAGGGCCCCTCGCCGAGCACGGCAATGTCCTCGTCGACGTTCTCGCTCTCGCTCCGGAAGTGCCCTTCGATCCGCAGCCCGAGAACGTCGACCCAGAGCCGCCGGAGTGCGTCCTTTTTCGGTGCGCCCACGGCGATTTGCTGCACGCCGAGAATGCGGAACGGTCTCTCTCTCACGTTCGCCTCCTCCGAGTTCACGAAAGTCGCCCGAGGGCCCGGGCCATGGCGTCCGTCCCCCGCGCGAGGTTCTCCCGCGACGTCGCGTAGGAAATCCGGATGTGCGTCGGGTACCCGAAGTCCGTGCCACCGACGACGGCCACGCCGGCCTCTTCGAGGAGATAGAGCGCGAGGTCCTCCCCGCTCCGGATCTCGCCGCCTTTCCAGCGGCGACCCATGTAAGCCGAGCAGTCGGGAAAGACGTAAAAGGCCCCGCCTGGCTTCGGGCAGCGGATCCCGGGAATGCTACGGAGCCGCTCCACGATGAAGTCCCGCCGCCG
This Candidatus Binatia bacterium DNA region includes the following protein-coding sequences:
- a CDS encoding uroporphyrinogen III methyltransferase, coding for MTGKVYLVGAGPGDPGLLTLRGRRCLEKADVVVYDYLADPSLLRFAPPGAELVCVGKHGGGPKWQQEDIHTLLVERAKAGKTVVRLKGGDPFIFGRGGEEAEELGRHGIPFEVVPGVTAGVAVPAYAGIPLTHRDHSSSVAFLAGYEYPDKAEPAVPWEHLARSVGTLVLFMTTRQLRRNMERLLAAGLDPGTAVALVRWGSRAAQTTIVGTVSDIAEKAEAARIQPPALAVVGNVVRLREKLAWFEQKPLFGRRIVVTRAREQAGELGEPLEELGAEVLYLPAIEILPPESFGPLDAAIRGIREFDLLVFTSANGVRFFFERLDALGRDIRELGPLRLAAIGSETARALERKHLRVDVVPGEFRAEALAEALGRVEGMRILLPRAVGARPFLPRELEGRGARVHEVPAYRVVRPRVDLEPLRRLLAAGEPPLLTFTSSSTVRNFLSLAREEGFLEEVRTCRVACLGPVTAETARESGLRVDVQPETYTIPAFVRAIEELARRGGI
- a CDS encoding hypothetical protein (possible pseudo, frameshifted) → MKDLPVELPEGLEVVAVPEREDPRDVLVTREGFALRELPEGARVGTSSLRRMSLLWAERYDLHMVPVRGNVETRLGKLRARQLEALVLAAAGLRRLALRARAVPLDPRVFVPAPGQGALAVEGRRDGSAEFARCLDRPESRAAVEAERAFLATAGGSCRTPIAAYAEVEGEDLVLRALIASLDGARVVRGENRGHLRDARALGEALAERLLHAGGREILDEIERPGETEEEEDGEDTEARNTAQETERTEARRQEGKKRSETRERSKAARESEHGEGSVGGRRRQSRRIKGSARRSRQAGEAIAGGRRNRDG
- the hemA gene encoding glutamyl-tRNA reductase, giving the protein MKTRILLVGLSHHTAPVEVREALAVPTEESEEAYRELLALPGVDEAVVLSTCNRVEVVCGTRNPELALDSIRTFLRSRDRTGRTDFESALYAYRDAEAVRHLFRVAASLDSMVVGEPQILGQVKESYTRASAAGATGTVLHRCFHKAFSVAKRVRAETGIGSRAVSVSSAAVELARKIFDRLENKCVMLIGAGRMSELAARHLLGQGIGELIVTNRTFDRAVALAREFGGTPVPFEHFPRYLHMADVVLGSTGSQEFVLTRPLVQEAMRQRQRAPMFLIDLGVPRNFDPRINEIENVYLYDIDDLEGVVEVNREERLRESAKAEELVTREVESFERWLESLEAVPTIVALRERCERIRQEELARTLASLGPLGEKEKQALDAMTSAIVKKILHGPLSKLKEPADDRTEKYYIAAARDLFRLDDEGEEEIRPAPRLRRISGRKGD
- a CDS encoding c-type cytochrome biogenesis protein CcsB; this encodes MDLSFLVVAATLYFLATGGFVVHLLFSSDRLHRGGSFLLASGFTVHTLALLVRAFEAGYLPVTSFHEGLSLVGWLVVGAQLLLERRSGLGVLGAFVAPLAFLFTFSSYVFYSGVEELPESLKNAWLPVHIAPAFLGYAILGVAFCLSLAYLLQENQLKAKRRSGLFRRLPSLERLDELNHRFVTWGFALFTLAIVTGAVLAKTAWGAFWSWEPVEVWSAVTWLLYAVLLQMRSAGWRGRRAATLTIVGFAVLVVSFFGMNLVFPGRHGGRFGS
- a CDS encoding precorrin-2 dehydrogenase, whose translation is MAGHAIVLDLTDRACVVAGGGPEAARRVAALLEAGARVTVVAPALCPELAERASRGEVRHVPREFRPEDLDGAWLAYVTEAPEELLPEIAREASERRVFLNVFDRPEFGSFSSPAILRRGDLLLAASTGGKSPLLARKIRERWEREFGPEYAALLRLLGEIRARLRESGLDAARRKETLERLLEGPLLEALRAGDRQRVEEELRRAGAAPVP
- a CDS encoding lactoylglutathione lyase, encoding MRERPFRILGVQQIAVGAPKKDALRRLWVDVLGLRIEGHFRSESENVDEDIAVLGEGPFRVEVDLMEPVDPARKPRVHEPPLNHIGLWVDDLRAAVEWLTQQGVRFAPGGIRKGAAGHDVCFIHPKGSDEAPIGGEGVLIELVQAPPEVREAYERARKGAEL